In Hyphomicrobiales bacterium, a single window of DNA contains:
- a CDS encoding pyridoxal phosphate-dependent aminotransferase, translating into MTPDQLLSRLTIPAQTEPDSGIVNVAMYGMGRPGIIAFWAGEGNLPTPREFCSPAVESLLQGETFYTWQRGIPELRQALADYHTRHYGREFSSENFFVTGGGMQAIQNAIQMVAGDGDDILIPAPAWPNYAGPLRLQGTRPVEVPMNFSNGAWSLDLDRLFAAVTPRTKAIVINSPSNPLGWTASRADLTAIRDFSRKHGIWIVADEVYGRFYFGKDGAKRAPSFLDICDTEEQLILCNTFSKNWAMTGWRQGWVQAPKALGPVFERFIQYNTSGSPVFLQRGCTAALNLGDAFVDSQVATARKNRDIVIEALRGHKNIRFQIPDGAFYFFFAIDGMRDSLATARRLVDEANVGFAPGAAFGAAGEGFLRMCYLKDEDKLREGLARFSNWLENHQPS; encoded by the coding sequence ATGACACCTGACCAGCTTTTGTCCCGCCTCACCATTCCTGCCCAGACCGAACCGGACAGCGGTATCGTCAATGTCGCGATGTACGGCATGGGCCGTCCCGGCATCATCGCCTTCTGGGCGGGCGAGGGAAACCTGCCCACGCCCCGCGAGTTCTGCTCACCCGCGGTGGAGAGTCTGCTGCAGGGCGAGACCTTCTACACCTGGCAGCGTGGTATTCCCGAACTGCGCCAGGCGCTGGCCGACTATCACACGCGCCACTATGGCCGGGAATTTTCGAGCGAGAATTTCTTTGTCACCGGCGGGGGCATGCAGGCCATCCAGAACGCCATCCAGATGGTGGCGGGCGATGGCGACGACATTCTCATCCCCGCACCTGCCTGGCCCAACTATGCGGGGCCCTTGCGCCTGCAAGGCACGCGTCCCGTCGAAGTGCCCATGAACTTCTCCAATGGCGCGTGGTCACTCGACCTCGACCGCCTCTTCGCCGCGGTGACGCCGCGCACCAAGGCGATCGTCATCAACTCGCCCTCGAACCCCTTGGGCTGGACGGCGTCGCGGGCCGACCTCACGGCGATTCGCGACTTCTCGCGCAAGCACGGCATCTGGATTGTCGCCGACGAAGTGTATGGCCGCTTCTACTTCGGCAAGGATGGCGCGAAGCGCGCGCCCTCGTTCCTCGACATCTGCGACACCGAAGAGCAGCTTATCCTCTGCAACACCTTCTCCAAGAACTGGGCCATGACGGGCTGGCGGCAGGGATGGGTGCAGGCGCCGAAGGCGCTGGGCCCCGTGTTCGAGCGCTTCATCCAGTACAACACCTCCGGCAGTCCGGTCTTCCTGCAGCGCGGCTGCACCGCCGCCCTGAACCTCGGCGATGCTTTCGTCGACAGCCAAGTGGCGACGGCGCGCAAGAACCGCGACATCGTCATCGAGGCGTTGCGCGGCCACAAGAATATCCGCTTCCAGATTCCTGATGGCGCCTTCTATTTCTTCTTCGCCATCGATGGCATGCGCGACTCACTCGCCACCGCCCGCCGCCTTGTCGATGAGGCGAACGTCGGCTTTGCGCCGGGTGCTGCCTTCGGCGCGGCGGGGGAAGGGTTCCTGCGCATGTGCTACCTCAAGGACGAGGACAAGCTCCGCGAAGGCCTCGCCCGCTTCTCCAATTGGCTGGAAAATCACCAGCCCAGCTAG
- the mscL gene encoding large conductance mechanosensitive channel protein MscL, translated as MWSEFKNFAFKGNAFDLAVGVIMGGAFGNIVNSVVNDLLMPVIGVITGGVDFTQKFMQLAGGAPKDATLAAAKEAGSTLAYGSFIQTVITFLIIAFFLFQLVKISNRMKKAEPPAPPPPASTTDTLLAEIRDALKKK; from the coding sequence ATGTGGTCTGAATTCAAGAATTTCGCATTCAAGGGCAATGCCTTTGACCTCGCCGTCGGTGTCATCATGGGCGGCGCCTTCGGCAACATCGTCAACTCGGTCGTGAACGACCTGTTGATGCCGGTCATCGGCGTCATCACGGGTGGCGTCGACTTCACGCAGAAGTTCATGCAGCTCGCAGGTGGCGCGCCCAAGGACGCGACACTCGCCGCCGCCAAGGAAGCCGGCTCCACGCTGGCCTATGGCAGCTTCATCCAGACTGTCATCACCTTCCTGATCATCGCCTTCTTCCTCTTCCAGCTGGTGAAGATCTCGAACCGCATGAAGAAGGCCGAGCCGCCGGCACCGCCGCCGCCCGCCTCCACCACCGACACGCTGCTCGCGGAAATCCGCGACGCGCTCAAGAAGAAGTAA